One Clavelina lepadiformis chromosome 1, kaClaLepa1.1, whole genome shotgun sequence genomic region harbors:
- the LOC143461860 gene encoding uncharacterized protein LOC143461860: MAFNVTLPPLRYKSNEDFQDFLKVFNSYCASVRANQDFKKHLLIESFDKDFVWEIQGKDASVYDLEFDELVERASEAGRSKAEISRLKNSLLDRVQEPDESTRSFVYALRKQGDMAYASADQAPVKNEVLYLALIRGLRNRKISETLVADLEIGRDFFTTSARAIALDVSEKTPCSDVFTVARLSHGDESRQDEATVLMKNELAKISGEIKLFNDNIQGRISSIDETVSSVKTQMNTLQRDVDRLHWKPRAPGPSEGRNQRYRNREIA, from the exons ATGGCTTTTAATGTGACGTTGCCTCCACTGAGATATAAGTCCAATGAAGACTTTCAAGactttctcaaagtttttaactCTTACTGCGCCAGCGTTAGGGCAAATCAAGATTTTAAGAAACACCTCCTCATTGAAAGTTTCGATAAGGACTTTGTCTGGGAAATTCAAGGGAAAGATGCCTCCGTCTACGACTTAGAGTTCGACGAGTTGGTGGAAAGGGCTTCAGAAGCAGGGCGATCAAAGGCGGAAATCAGCAGATTAAAAAACAGCCTTTTGGATAGGGTACAAGAACCGGACGAATCTACACGATCATTCGTCTACGCTTTGCGGAAGCAGGGTGACATGGCATATGCCAGTGCAGATCAAGCACCTGTAAAAAATGAGGTACTCTACTTGGCATTGATCCGGGGTTTGAGAAACCGCAAGATATCGGAAACCTTAGTCGCAGACTTAGAGATCGGCAGAGACTTCTTCACTACCAGCGCCCGAGCCATTGCCCTGGACGTCTCGGAAAAGACTCCGTGTTCAGACGTGTTCACTGTCGCTCGACTTTCACATGGAGACGAAAGCCGCCAGGACGAAGCGACTGTCTTGATGAAGAATGAACTTGCTAAGATAAGTGGCgagataaaattgtttaatgaCAATATTCAAGGCCGGATTTCCAGTATTGACGAAACTGTGTCTTCAGTGAAAACGCAAATGAACACTTTACAACGAGACGTGGATCGGCTCCATTGGAAACCACGCGCACCGGGTCCGTCTGAAGGAAGAAATCAACGATACCGAAACC GCGAGATCGCCTAA